A region from the Paenarthrobacter aurescens genome encodes:
- a CDS encoding PaaX family transcriptional regulator C-terminal domain-containing protein, with protein MRILSMFAVPAPPVRHQQLLVTIFGLYGRNAGDALPVSALISMLGSLGYDAPGVRSSVSRLKAKGVLKSVREGGIAKYKISESISDVFREGDRRIFAPEQPAPVDTWVLAVFSVPESMRNRRHQLRSALLALGFGSVANGVWIAPAHKLEQARERLTASGLIEFVDLFRSDYVFDGPMRPKISEWWDLKELDQQFTEFLELYEGAEQHWTGLVGSDPEIALAESTEELRRDAFRYYIPMLTMWRKFPYRDPNLPADYLPPEWHGPAVRRTFQAVHRLAAPLAAAHAHEVIAEALNPAAA; from the coding sequence ATGAGGATCCTTTCGATGTTCGCCGTCCCGGCACCCCCGGTGCGCCACCAGCAACTGCTCGTCACCATTTTTGGCCTCTACGGGCGAAATGCAGGCGATGCTTTGCCTGTCTCAGCGTTGATCTCCATGCTGGGCTCCCTCGGGTACGATGCTCCGGGCGTGCGGTCCTCAGTCTCCAGGCTCAAGGCCAAAGGCGTGCTGAAGAGTGTCCGCGAGGGCGGAATCGCCAAATACAAAATCTCCGAGTCCATCAGTGATGTGTTCCGGGAAGGTGACCGCAGGATCTTTGCCCCGGAGCAGCCCGCGCCCGTGGACACCTGGGTGCTGGCGGTCTTCTCCGTGCCCGAATCCATGCGGAACCGCCGGCACCAGCTGCGGTCCGCCTTGCTGGCCCTTGGCTTCGGTTCCGTAGCCAACGGTGTGTGGATCGCCCCCGCACACAAGTTGGAGCAAGCCCGGGAGCGGCTCACAGCAAGCGGGCTGATCGAGTTCGTGGATCTTTTCCGGAGCGACTACGTTTTTGACGGCCCCATGCGGCCCAAAATTTCCGAGTGGTGGGACCTCAAGGAACTCGATCAGCAGTTCACCGAATTCCTTGAACTCTACGAAGGTGCGGAGCAGCACTGGACCGGGCTTGTGGGCAGTGACCCGGAAATCGCCCTGGCTGAATCCACCGAAGAGCTGCGACGCGACGCCTTCCGCTATTACATTCCCATGCTCACCATGTGGCGCAAGTTTCCGTACCGGGACCCGAATCTCCCCGCTGACTACTTGCCGCCCGAGTGGCACGGTCCTGCCGTGCGCAGGACTTTCCAGGCGGTCCATCGTTTGGCCGCCCCGCTCGCCGCGGCCCATGCGCATGAGGTCATAGCCGAGGCCCTGAACCCGGCTGCTGCCTGA
- a CDS encoding acyl-CoA thioesterase, with amino-acid sequence MDSFPEACVERTVEWVDTDASGHQHNSAILRWVEAAEAELFRKLELPDYFPNAPRVQQVINYKAKLWFGQRITATVKIQALGRTSLTMAFDVTSDAGEVAAYGTVTTVHVPNGTTTAEPWPVPSWRGGLVSAGP; translated from the coding sequence ATGGACAGCTTTCCGGAGGCGTGCGTCGAGCGAACGGTGGAATGGGTGGACACCGACGCCTCCGGACACCAGCACAATTCGGCCATCCTGCGCTGGGTTGAGGCTGCGGAGGCCGAGCTGTTCCGAAAGTTGGAGCTGCCGGACTATTTCCCCAACGCTCCGCGGGTGCAGCAAGTCATCAACTACAAGGCCAAGCTGTGGTTCGGCCAGCGCATCACCGCCACGGTGAAGATTCAGGCGCTCGGCCGGACCTCGCTGACCATGGCTTTTGATGTAACGTCCGACGCCGGTGAGGTTGCCGCGTACGGGACGGTCACCACGGTGCATGTCCCCAACGGCACCACGACTGCAGAACCCTGGCCGGTGCCGTCCTGGCGTGGGGGCTTGGTTAGCGCAGGCCCTTGA
- a CDS encoding aromatic acid/H+ symport family MFS transporter translates to MATAPVNNWNVPKKTTGLVLFCCWLAILAEGYDVGVLGAILPALAEYKEWNLSPLALGGLGSYALIGMLIGALFIGTLSDLVGRKKMLLASMAIFTLTQAGAAWAPTPELFGLFRLIGGLGMGGVIPVAAALTIEYSAPNKRSYNYGLMYSGYSLGIVAAALAALFVLPLGGWRAVIAIGAAPVVLIPIIWKFLPESLEFLESKGRKSEAKALAAKLNISNYKPVVAVAPVAGMQADPWWKTITTMFSRKYLRSTVFFWISLFCGLVLVYGLNTWLPSIMKKAGYDLGSSLTFLLVFSLASAIGGLLLGRAADKYGKKLILVVFYILGGLGIMLLVFPNTMVVNLLFVAFAGVGSISTSLVLTGYIADYYPAKVRGTATGWALSFARLGAISGPLIGGWIAGSKLPFEANFAIFAGIAVLAAGAVAMIPKPQPEVPVAAVDVDPDDATVSAR, encoded by the coding sequence ATGGCAACTGCACCCGTCAACAACTGGAACGTGCCCAAAAAGACCACCGGCCTGGTGTTGTTCTGCTGCTGGCTCGCGATCCTCGCCGAAGGCTATGACGTAGGCGTCCTCGGTGCCATCCTTCCGGCCCTCGCCGAGTACAAGGAATGGAACCTTTCGCCGCTCGCTTTGGGCGGATTGGGGTCATATGCCTTGATCGGCATGCTTATCGGTGCCCTCTTCATCGGCACCTTGAGCGACCTTGTGGGCCGCAAGAAGATGCTCCTGGCTTCCATGGCGATCTTCACTCTCACCCAGGCAGGTGCCGCTTGGGCACCCACCCCGGAGCTCTTCGGCCTCTTCCGGCTGATCGGCGGCCTGGGCATGGGCGGTGTCATCCCGGTGGCAGCAGCGTTGACCATAGAATACTCGGCACCGAACAAGCGCTCTTACAACTACGGCCTCATGTACTCCGGCTACTCGCTGGGTATTGTTGCCGCAGCCCTGGCCGCCCTGTTCGTTCTGCCCCTGGGCGGCTGGCGTGCAGTCATTGCCATCGGTGCAGCACCGGTGGTCCTGATCCCGATCATCTGGAAGTTCCTGCCCGAATCCCTGGAGTTCCTGGAATCGAAGGGCCGGAAGTCCGAGGCCAAGGCCTTGGCCGCCAAGCTGAACATCTCCAACTACAAGCCAGTTGTTGCCGTGGCCCCCGTAGCGGGCATGCAGGCTGACCCATGGTGGAAAACCATCACCACCATGTTCTCCCGGAAGTACCTGCGCTCCACTGTGTTCTTCTGGATCTCGCTCTTCTGCGGCCTGGTACTGGTCTACGGCCTGAACACCTGGCTGCCGAGCATCATGAAGAAGGCCGGCTACGACCTCGGCTCCTCCCTGACGTTCCTGCTGGTCTTCAGCCTCGCCTCCGCAATCGGCGGCCTGCTCCTGGGCCGCGCTGCGGACAAGTACGGCAAGAAACTCATCCTGGTGGTGTTCTACATCCTGGGCGGCCTGGGCATTATGCTCCTGGTCTTCCCCAACACCATGGTGGTGAACCTGCTGTTCGTTGCCTTCGCCGGCGTCGGTTCCATCTCCACATCCTTGGTCCTCACCGGTTACATCGCCGACTACTACCCGGCCAAGGTCCGTGGCACGGCGACGGGCTGGGCACTGAGCTTCGCCCGCCTCGGCGCCATCTCCGGGCCGCTGATTGGTGGGTGGATTGCAGGGTCCAAGTTGCCCTTCGAAGCCAACTTCGCGATCTTCGCCGGTATTGCAGTACTGGCCGCCGGCGCTGTGGCCATGATTCCCAAGCCACAGCCTGAGGTGCCGGTTGCCGCCGTCGACGTCGATCCCGACGACGCCACCGTCAGTGCCCGCTAG
- a CDS encoding bifunctional salicylyl-CoA 5-hydroxylase/oxidoreductase — MKIAIVGGGPGGLYFAALMKQLDPSHDITLWERNAASDTFGFGVVFSDETLGGIGNADPVVAEYMSRRFARWSDIDIHFRDQMITVGGQGFAAMSRKELLELLQRRCIELNVDVRFSTLAPAVEELEANYDLVLAADGINSQIRAKYADSFKPNLDPRTNKFMWLGTNQVFEAFKFFVKETEWGVMQIHGYPYSDEGSTFIVEMHQDVWHAAGFDETANEVFPPGVSDEKAIAKIREIFAEELNGYEVLTNNSKWINFTTVRNESWRHNNVVLLGDAAHTAHFSIGSGTKLAMEDSLALAACLHEHPDVESALAAYEAERRPVVASTQRAAQASLEWFERIGQYKDQDPTQFAFNLLTRSRRITQENLRLRDPEFADAVDRHFASSQGLSEVAPAMFQPFRIGGLELKNRIVVSPMDMYSATDGVPGDFHKVHLGSKALGGAGLVMTEMVCVSEAGRITPGCSGLYTDEQRDSWKEIVDFVHSRSTAKIGAQLGHSGRKGSTKLMWEGIDQPLDSGNWTAVGPSALPYSAGNQTPVELDRAGMESIKAEFVASAVRADEAGFDLLEIHAAHGYLLSSFLSPVSNKRTDEYGGSLENRLRFPLEVFDAVRAAWPASKPLTVRISATDWIEGGNTSDDSVEIARAFVAHGAAGLDVSTGQVAKEEKPAFGRSYQTPFADRIRQEVAAPAGAAVIAVGAISTYDDVNSILLAGRADLIALGRTHLYDPQWTLHAAAEQEYQGPGADWIPQFRAGRRKPPSSRTDAVRPRLSLLKEVDMDENNTHLRWTPESATASVLVK; from the coding sequence ATGAAAATCGCAATCGTCGGAGGCGGCCCCGGTGGCCTGTACTTCGCAGCCCTGATGAAGCAGTTGGACCCGTCGCACGACATCACCCTCTGGGAACGTAACGCTGCCAGCGACACCTTTGGCTTCGGCGTCGTGTTTTCCGATGAAACGCTGGGCGGCATCGGCAACGCCGATCCCGTGGTGGCGGAGTACATGAGCCGCCGCTTCGCCCGGTGGTCCGATATTGACATCCATTTCCGCGACCAGATGATCACGGTGGGCGGCCAGGGCTTCGCCGCCATGAGCCGCAAGGAACTGCTGGAGCTGCTCCAGCGCCGCTGCATTGAACTGAACGTGGACGTACGCTTCAGCACCCTCGCCCCTGCCGTTGAAGAGCTTGAAGCCAACTACGATCTTGTTCTGGCCGCGGACGGCATCAACTCCCAGATCCGCGCCAAGTACGCTGACTCCTTTAAGCCCAACCTGGACCCCCGGACCAACAAGTTCATGTGGCTCGGCACCAACCAGGTCTTCGAAGCCTTCAAGTTCTTTGTGAAGGAAACCGAGTGGGGCGTCATGCAGATCCACGGTTACCCGTACTCGGATGAAGGTTCCACGTTCATTGTGGAGATGCACCAGGACGTGTGGCACGCGGCCGGTTTCGACGAGACTGCCAACGAGGTCTTCCCTCCCGGCGTCTCGGACGAGAAAGCGATCGCCAAGATCCGCGAGATCTTCGCAGAGGAACTGAACGGCTACGAGGTCCTCACCAACAACTCCAAGTGGATCAACTTCACCACGGTCCGCAACGAGAGCTGGCGCCACAACAATGTGGTGCTGCTGGGCGACGCCGCCCACACGGCACACTTCTCCATCGGTTCCGGCACCAAGCTGGCCATGGAGGACTCGCTGGCTCTGGCCGCTTGCCTGCACGAGCACCCTGACGTCGAGTCGGCGCTGGCTGCATATGAGGCAGAGCGTCGGCCCGTGGTCGCGTCCACCCAGCGCGCGGCACAGGCATCGCTTGAATGGTTCGAGCGGATCGGTCAGTACAAGGACCAGGACCCCACGCAGTTCGCCTTCAACCTGCTTACCCGCAGCCGCCGCATCACCCAGGAAAACCTGCGCCTGCGTGATCCTGAGTTCGCCGACGCCGTGGACCGCCACTTTGCATCGTCGCAGGGACTGAGCGAGGTGGCTCCCGCCATGTTCCAGCCGTTCCGCATCGGCGGGCTGGAGCTGAAGAACCGGATTGTGGTTTCCCCCATGGACATGTACTCCGCCACGGATGGCGTTCCGGGCGACTTCCACAAGGTCCACCTCGGTTCCAAGGCCCTGGGCGGTGCCGGCTTGGTGATGACCGAAATGGTCTGCGTTTCCGAAGCGGGCCGCATCACCCCCGGCTGCAGCGGCCTCTACACGGATGAGCAGCGGGACAGCTGGAAGGAAATCGTAGACTTCGTTCACAGCCGTTCCACCGCCAAGATCGGCGCCCAGCTGGGGCACTCCGGCCGGAAGGGTTCCACCAAGCTCATGTGGGAAGGCATCGACCAGCCCCTTGACTCCGGCAACTGGACCGCCGTCGGCCCTTCCGCGCTGCCGTACAGCGCCGGGAACCAGACTCCTGTGGAACTGGACCGCGCCGGCATGGAGTCCATCAAAGCCGAGTTCGTCGCCTCCGCTGTCCGTGCTGACGAGGCAGGTTTCGACCTCCTGGAAATCCACGCCGCCCACGGTTACCTGTTGTCCTCCTTCCTCTCGCCGGTATCGAACAAGCGGACCGACGAGTACGGTGGCAGCCTGGAGAACCGGCTGCGGTTCCCGCTTGAAGTGTTCGACGCCGTTCGCGCGGCTTGGCCTGCAAGCAAGCCGCTGACGGTACGCATCTCCGCCACGGACTGGATTGAGGGTGGCAACACCTCCGACGATTCCGTGGAAATAGCACGTGCTTTCGTGGCACACGGCGCTGCCGGCCTGGATGTTTCCACCGGACAGGTGGCCAAGGAAGAGAAGCCCGCTTTCGGCCGCAGCTACCAGACCCCGTTCGCGGACCGTATCCGTCAGGAAGTTGCCGCTCCGGCAGGCGCGGCTGTGATCGCCGTCGGCGCCATCTCCACTTACGACGACGTTAACTCGATCCTCCTGGCGGGCCGCGCGGACTTGATCGCCCTGGGCCGTACGCACCTCTACGATCCCCAGTGGACGCTGCACGCTGCAGCGGAGCAGGAATACCAGGGCCCCGGTGCTGATTGGATTCCCCAGTTCCGTGCCGGCCGCCGCAAACCCCCCAGCTCACGCACCGACGCTGTCCGTCCGCGCTTGAGCCTGCTCAAGGAAGTGGACATGGACGAGAACAACACCCACCTGCGCTGGACTCCCGAGTCAGCCACGGCATCGGTTCTGGTGAAGTAG
- a CDS encoding AMP-binding protein has translation MSMMPSAHVDTFTRDHLPPADTWPALEFTLPELKYPERLNAAAVLIDDAVERFGADRPALWTPDGSVWTYGQLQQRSNQVAQVLTEDLGVVPGNRVLLRGPNNPWIVAAWLGVLKTGAVVVTTMPMLRSSEVSTLIELTKPVVAISDHRFVDELTIAAGDQVKVLTYGAGNGFDDDGDLASRCEHKSGKFTPVDTAADDVALLGPTSGTTGVPKVTMHFHRDILANADTFARYILEPTADDVFAGSPPLAFTFGLGGLVVFPLRFGASSLLTEKAGPVELAQAAAAAGATILFTAPTAYRAILKEQRGDLLRGLRMAVSAGEHLSKETWEAVHEATGLRLVNGIGATEMLHVFISAAGDDIRPGTTGRAVPGYRATILDNDGNELGPGNIGRLAVIGPTGCRYLDDARQANYVVRGWNVTGDTFAMDEDGYFTYQARSDNMIVSSGYNIGAPEVETAIDQHPDVVENAVIGVPDEERGSIVCAFVVLREGVTGDATKRKEIQDFVKQTIAPYKYPRDVRFVNELPRNPSGKLQHFKLRDRVLSQDKTGSQTEQLTPAGQSQA, from the coding sequence ATGAGCATGATGCCATCGGCCCACGTGGACACGTTCACCCGCGACCACTTGCCGCCCGCCGATACTTGGCCTGCGCTTGAATTCACCCTCCCCGAACTCAAATACCCGGAACGGCTCAACGCCGCTGCCGTGCTGATCGACGACGCTGTCGAAAGGTTCGGCGCGGACCGGCCTGCCCTGTGGACACCGGACGGCTCGGTGTGGACCTATGGTCAGCTCCAGCAGCGTTCAAACCAGGTAGCCCAGGTGCTCACCGAAGACCTCGGGGTTGTTCCGGGCAACCGCGTGCTCCTCCGTGGGCCCAATAACCCTTGGATCGTGGCAGCCTGGCTCGGTGTACTGAAGACCGGCGCCGTGGTTGTCACCACCATGCCCATGCTGCGCTCCAGCGAGGTCTCCACGCTGATAGAACTCACCAAGCCGGTGGTAGCCATCTCCGATCACCGGTTTGTGGACGAGCTCACCATCGCGGCAGGAGACCAGGTGAAGGTCCTGACGTACGGCGCCGGCAACGGATTCGACGACGACGGCGACCTCGCCTCGCGCTGTGAGCACAAGAGTGGCAAGTTCACTCCAGTGGACACAGCGGCGGATGACGTTGCCCTCCTGGGTCCGACGTCGGGCACCACCGGCGTGCCGAAGGTGACCATGCATTTCCACAGGGACATCCTGGCCAATGCGGACACCTTCGCCCGGTACATCCTGGAGCCCACGGCGGATGACGTGTTCGCAGGGTCCCCGCCGTTGGCATTCACGTTCGGGCTCGGCGGGCTGGTGGTCTTCCCACTCCGCTTCGGCGCTTCCTCGCTCCTGACTGAGAAGGCCGGCCCTGTGGAGTTGGCCCAGGCAGCAGCCGCGGCCGGTGCCACCATTCTCTTCACTGCACCCACGGCGTACCGGGCCATTCTTAAGGAGCAGCGTGGAGATCTCCTCCGGGGCCTGCGCATGGCTGTCTCCGCGGGAGAGCACCTGTCCAAGGAAACCTGGGAAGCCGTGCATGAGGCTACGGGTTTGCGGCTGGTCAACGGGATCGGTGCCACGGAGATGCTGCACGTCTTCATTTCCGCGGCAGGGGATGACATCCGCCCCGGAACCACCGGCCGCGCAGTACCGGGTTACCGTGCCACCATCCTGGACAACGACGGCAACGAACTGGGCCCGGGCAACATCGGACGCCTGGCCGTCATTGGCCCCACCGGGTGCCGCTACCTGGATGACGCGAGGCAGGCCAACTACGTGGTCCGTGGCTGGAACGTCACCGGTGACACTTTCGCCATGGACGAAGACGGGTACTTTACGTACCAGGCACGCTCGGACAACATGATTGTCTCCTCCGGCTACAACATCGGTGCGCCCGAGGTTGAGACGGCCATTGACCAGCACCCGGACGTGGTGGAGAACGCGGTCATCGGGGTTCCGGATGAAGAGCGGGGCAGCATCGTCTGCGCATTCGTTGTCCTCCGCGAGGGCGTCACCGGCGATGCCACCAAGCGCAAGGAAATCCAGGACTTCGTGAAGCAGACCATCGCCCCGTACAAGTACCCGCGGGATGTCCGCTTCGTCAACGAACTTCCACGCAATCCCAGCGGCAAACTCCAGCATTTCAAGCTCCGCGACAGGGTCCTCTCACAGGACAAGACCGGGAGCCAGACCGAACAACTTACCCCCGCCGGCCAGAGCCAGGCCTGA
- a CDS encoding acyl-CoA thioesterase II yields MITGTLTSETFLKAVELTPTTAEVFDEAYEATTQYVPWPKAYGGDMVAQAAAAMMRSVDADRTLHSMHSYFMRPVDIGSSVRYEVERLRDGRGYSTRTVRGFQNGKPVYAAMGSFQVPEDGPDFQPEAPAAVEPESLRSAAEALDGVDGKAADYWSTGRSFDMRHIPGPVYIELEGGSVPQQAIWVKAFDALPDDADLHRTALAYVCDYTILEPLLRVNGLNWSTPGLATASLDHSMWFHRDGRADDWVLYAQDAISGQSNRGLAMGRFFDRQGRLLATVAQEGMIRAGA; encoded by the coding sequence ATGATCACTGGAACCCTGACCTCCGAGACTTTCCTTAAGGCCGTTGAACTCACGCCCACAACAGCCGAGGTGTTTGACGAAGCCTATGAAGCAACCACCCAGTACGTGCCGTGGCCAAAAGCCTATGGTGGAGACATGGTGGCACAGGCCGCGGCCGCTATGATGCGGTCCGTTGATGCTGACAGGACTTTGCACTCGATGCACAGCTACTTCATGCGTCCGGTGGATATCGGTTCCAGTGTCCGCTACGAAGTGGAACGCCTGCGGGATGGCCGCGGATACTCCACCCGCACGGTTCGCGGTTTCCAGAACGGCAAGCCCGTGTACGCCGCCATGGGCTCGTTCCAGGTTCCCGAGGACGGTCCGGATTTCCAACCCGAGGCTCCTGCCGCCGTCGAGCCTGAGTCCCTGCGTTCGGCAGCGGAAGCATTGGACGGCGTGGACGGCAAGGCCGCGGACTACTGGTCCACCGGACGCAGCTTCGATATGCGCCATATTCCCGGGCCGGTATATATCGAATTGGAAGGCGGTTCAGTGCCGCAGCAGGCGATTTGGGTCAAAGCCTTCGACGCCCTGCCCGACGACGCCGACCTCCACCGCACAGCGTTGGCTTACGTCTGCGATTACACGATTTTGGAGCCGCTGCTCCGGGTGAACGGACTCAACTGGTCCACCCCGGGACTCGCCACAGCCAGCCTGGACCACTCCATGTGGTTCCACCGGGACGGCCGCGCGGACGACTGGGTGCTCTACGCCCAGGACGCCATTTCCGGTCAAAGCAACAGGGGCCTGGCCATGGGCCGCTTCTTCGATCGCCAAGGAAGACTCCTTGCCACTGTGGCCCAAGAGGGCATGATCCGCGCCGGAGCCTGA
- a CDS encoding cupin domain-containing protein: MSQSTTEYRLDGDNSIYAQADGKVVPVVTRAGAEDTNTAQSGDCIRVSGVSIQHTPATKIWFGQVSNTPGYRSLPHHHGEAETGGYVLRGHGRIYFGENYSEFIDMKAGDWVFVPPFMPHVEANMSITEELVWLTARTPENLVVNLEDVADETLADYRRA; encoded by the coding sequence ATGAGCCAGAGCACCACCGAATACCGCCTCGACGGCGATAACTCCATCTACGCCCAGGCCGACGGCAAGGTTGTCCCGGTAGTCACCCGCGCCGGTGCCGAAGATACCAACACGGCCCAGTCCGGTGACTGCATCCGGGTCTCCGGCGTCAGCATCCAGCACACGCCGGCAACCAAGATCTGGTTCGGCCAGGTGTCCAACACTCCCGGATACCGCTCACTCCCGCACCACCACGGCGAGGCTGAGACCGGCGGTTACGTATTGCGCGGCCACGGCCGGATCTACTTCGGCGAGAACTACTCCGAGTTCATTGACATGAAAGCCGGCGACTGGGTGTTCGTGCCGCCGTTCATGCCCCATGTTGAAGCCAACATGTCCATCACCGAAGAACTCGTTTGGCTCACGGCCCGCACGCCGGAGAACCTCGTGGTCAACCTCGAGGACGTTGCCGACGAAACCCTCGCCGACTACCGCCGGGCCTAA
- a CDS encoding fumarylacetoacetate hydrolase family protein, which produces MKLATLRTAGGSTTAALVTGAGSYLTLPALDVGALLAQPQWRLVVEKAAEAAADKDQASTEINLIAAADADLAPLLPRAGKVICCGLNYGDHIQEMGRELPEYPTLFAKYADTLLGANDAVEVHGSGRVDWEAELAVVVGSELFRADEDQAREAIGGYTVANDVSMRDWQSRTLQWFQGKAWDATTPVGPVMVTADEAGEEFEVRGYVNGELVQHGNTSTLVFGPAQLLSYISQFTVLRPGDLVLTGTPGGVGMGMTPPRYLEDGDVLTTEIDGIGRLENQFRIHAHAEATV; this is translated from the coding sequence ATGAAACTAGCCACCTTGCGTACGGCCGGCGGAAGTACGACGGCGGCGCTCGTCACGGGCGCCGGCTCTTACCTCACGCTGCCGGCCCTTGATGTTGGGGCCCTGCTGGCCCAGCCGCAGTGGCGTCTTGTTGTAGAGAAGGCAGCAGAAGCTGCGGCGGACAAGGACCAAGCGTCCACGGAGATCAACCTCATCGCTGCGGCGGACGCTGACCTTGCGCCGCTCCTGCCCCGTGCCGGCAAAGTGATCTGCTGCGGCCTGAACTACGGCGACCATATTCAGGAAATGGGCCGTGAACTTCCGGAATATCCCACGCTGTTCGCCAAGTACGCGGACACTCTGCTGGGAGCCAACGACGCCGTGGAAGTCCATGGCAGTGGCCGCGTCGACTGGGAAGCCGAGCTGGCCGTCGTCGTGGGTTCTGAACTGTTCCGTGCGGACGAAGACCAGGCCCGTGAGGCCATTGGCGGGTACACGGTTGCCAATGACGTTTCCATGCGCGATTGGCAGAGCCGCACCCTGCAGTGGTTCCAAGGCAAAGCGTGGGATGCCACCACCCCGGTAGGCCCGGTGATGGTCACGGCGGATGAGGCCGGGGAAGAGTTTGAGGTCCGCGGCTACGTCAACGGCGAGCTGGTGCAGCATGGGAACACCAGCACCTTGGTGTTCGGCCCGGCACAGCTGCTGTCCTACATATCGCAGTTCACCGTCCTGCGTCCCGGCGACCTCGTCCTGACGGGCACGCCCGGGGGAGTGGGAATGGGAATGACCCCGCCGCGCTACCTCGAGGACGGCGACGTCCTCACCACTGAAATCGATGGGATCGGCCGGCTGGAGAACCAGTTCCGAATCCACGCACACGCTGAAGCAACCGTCTAA
- a CDS encoding RidA family protein translates to MSHTTINPESLPKPSGFAHGILAGNTVFLGGQTALDKNMNIVPGGIVEQFTQAFTNVLTTLREAGGQPEDLVNVTIYLTDVDDYMANGREIGRIWRDMAGSQYPAMAGIGVTRLWQKEALIEIQGIAVIPER, encoded by the coding sequence ATGAGCCACACAACGATCAACCCGGAATCGCTGCCCAAGCCATCGGGCTTTGCCCACGGGATCCTGGCCGGCAACACCGTTTTCCTGGGCGGGCAGACGGCCCTGGACAAGAACATGAACATCGTTCCCGGCGGCATCGTGGAGCAGTTCACCCAGGCGTTCACCAACGTTTTGACCACTCTGCGCGAGGCCGGCGGGCAGCCCGAAGACTTGGTCAACGTGACCATCTACCTCACGGATGTGGATGACTACATGGCCAACGGACGCGAAATCGGACGCATCTGGCGCGACATGGCTGGTTCGCAGTACCCCGCCATGGCCGGAATCGGCGTCACGCGTCTTTGGCAGAAGGAAGCCCTCATTGAAATCCAGGGCATCGCGGTGATTCCGGAGCGCTAA
- a CDS encoding iron chaperone, producing the protein MGTVTEYLESVTEDNRSILERIVGIARELAPDAEEGVSYGMPALLVDGKGFLSVLETKKHLALYPFSGQILPEMSEELGGYSWSPGTLRFSADNPVPDSMVRRILETRLAAIRK; encoded by the coding sequence ATGGGAACCGTCACCGAATACTTGGAAAGCGTCACCGAGGACAACCGCTCCATTTTGGAACGGATTGTGGGGATCGCCCGCGAGCTCGCGCCCGATGCCGAAGAAGGCGTCAGCTACGGCATGCCCGCACTGCTGGTTGATGGCAAGGGCTTCCTCAGCGTGCTCGAAACCAAGAAACACTTGGCCCTGTACCCGTTCAGCGGGCAGATCCTGCCGGAAATGTCCGAGGAGCTTGGGGGTTACTCGTGGTCGCCGGGGACGCTGCGGTTTTCTGCGGACAACCCAGTGCCGGACTCCATGGTGCGCCGGATCCTGGAGACGCGATTGGCAGCAATTCGGAAGTAA
- a CDS encoding IclR family transcriptional regulator C-terminal domain-containing protein, which produces MTDSAGTPQASDQYVQSLARGLAVIRAFDANNPVMTLSEVAARTDLTRATARRFLHTLVELGYVRTDGKTFALTAKVLQLGYSYLSALSLPQLAQPHLEQLSLKLGESTSAAVLDGPDIFYVARVATRRIMNVGITVGTRFPAYATSMGRVLLAGLPQAKLEAYLSTAELTPLTPRTVASVPHLRAAVEQVRSQGWCLLDQELEIGLMSIAAPVWNHNNGDNVAAINVSLQAQAVAAQPDPAKYLDAVRQEVVATAHAISQDVSAKH; this is translated from the coding sequence ATGACCGACTCCGCAGGAACCCCACAAGCCAGCGATCAGTATGTTCAGTCGCTGGCCCGGGGTCTGGCGGTGATCCGGGCGTTCGACGCGAACAACCCGGTGATGACACTCAGCGAAGTCGCTGCCCGCACGGATCTGACCCGTGCCACGGCCCGCCGCTTCCTGCACACCTTGGTTGAGCTGGGCTATGTCCGTACGGATGGCAAGACTTTCGCACTCACGGCAAAGGTGTTGCAGCTCGGCTACTCGTATTTGTCGGCATTGTCCTTGCCGCAGTTGGCACAGCCGCACCTGGAGCAACTGAGCCTGAAGCTGGGGGAGTCCACGTCCGCAGCGGTGTTGGACGGGCCGGACATCTTCTACGTGGCCCGCGTGGCTACGCGCCGGATCATGAACGTGGGCATCACGGTGGGCACGCGTTTCCCGGCCTATGCCACGTCCATGGGTCGCGTGCTGCTCGCCGGATTGCCGCAGGCCAAGCTAGAGGCCTACCTCTCGACGGCGGAACTCACCCCACTCACCCCGCGAACCGTCGCCAGCGTCCCCCACTTGAGGGCCGCCGTCGAGCAGGTCCGTTCGCAGGGCTGGTGCCTGCTGGACCAGGAGCTGGAGATCGGGCTGATGTCCATTGCTGCCCCGGTGTGGAACCACAACAACGGCGACAATGTGGCTGCGATCAACGTGTCCCTGCAGGCTCAGGCTGTGGCCGCCCAGCCGGATCCGGCGAAGTACCTGGACGCGGTCCGTCAGGAAGTTGTGGCCACGGCACACGCCATCTCCCAGGACGTTTCCGCCAAGCACTGA